One window of the Arvicanthis niloticus isolate mArvNil1 chromosome 23, mArvNil1.pat.X, whole genome shotgun sequence genome contains the following:
- the Ahsa1 gene encoding activator of 90 kDa heat shock protein ATPase homolog 1, whose translation MAKWGEGDPRWIVEERADATNVNNWHWTERDASNWSTEKLKTLFLAVRVENEEGKCEVTEVNKLDGEASINNRKGKLIFFYEWTIKLNWTGTSKSGVQYKGHVEIPNLSDENSVDEVEISVSLAKDEPDTNLVALMKEDGVKLLREAVGIYISTLKTEFTQGMILPTVNGESVDPVGQPALKTEVCKAKSAPSKSQAKPVGVKIPTCKITLKETFLTSPEELYRVFTTQELVQAFTHAPAALEADRGGKFHMVDGNVTGEFTDLVPEKHIAMKWRFKSWPEGHFATITLTFIDKNGETELCMEGRGIPAPEEERTRQGWQRYYFEGIKQTFGYGARLF comes from the exons ATGGCCAAGTGGGGTGAGGGAGACCCACGCTGGATCGTGGAGGAGCGGGCGGACGCCACCAACGTCAACAACTGGCACTG GACAGAGAGGGATGCTTCAAATTGGTCCACAGAGAAACTGAAAACTCTGTTCCTGGCCGTTCGAGTGGAAAATGAGGAGGGCAAGTGCGAGGTGACCGAAGTGAACAAGCTTGATGGAGAGGCGTCCATCAACAACCGGAAAGGcaaacttattttcttttatgagtgGACTATCAAACTGAACTGGACAG GTACCTCGAAGTCAGGAGTGCAATACAAAGGACATGTGGAAATCCCCAATTTGTCTGATGAAAATAGCGTGGATGAAGTGGAG ATTAGTGTGAGCCTTGCCAAAGATGAGCCTGACACAAATCTCGTGGCCTTAATGAAGGAAGATGGGGTGAAACTTCTAAGAGAAGCAGTGGGAATTTACATCAGCACCCTTAAGACAG AGTTTACTCAGGGCATGATCTTGCCCACGGTGAATGGAGAGTCAGTAGACCCAGTGGGCCAGCCAGCACTAAAAACTGAAGTGTGCAAG GCTAAGTCTGCTCCTTCAAAAAGCCAGGCCAAGCCTGTTGGTGTCAAAATCCCCACTTGTAAGATCACCCTTAAAGAAACCTTCCTGACCTCCCCAGAGGAGCTCTACAGAGTGTTTACCACGCAGGAG CTGGTGCAGGCCTTTACCCATGCTCCTGCGGCCTTGGAAGCAGACAGAGGTGGGAAGTTTCACATGGTCGATGGTAACGTCACTGGGGAATTTACTGACCTG GTCCCTGAGAAACACATTGCTATGAAGTGGAGGTTTAAGTCGTGGCCAGAGG GGCATTTTGCTACCATCACCTTGACCTTCATTGACAAGAATGGAGAGACAGAGCTGTGTATGGAAGGCCGTGGCATCCCTGCTCCCGAGGAAGAGCGGACACGGCAAGGCTGGCAGCGGTACTACTTTGAGGGCATCAAACAGACCTTTGGCTATGGTGCACGCTTGTTTTAG
- the Vipas39 gene encoding spermatogenesis-defective protein 39 homolog: MNRTKGDEEEYWNSSKFKAFTFDDEDDELSQLKESKRAVNSLRDFVDDDDDDDLERVSWTGEPVGSISWSIKETAGSSGSTPEGREQLKGRNSFYTQLPKPPSTYSLSSFFRGRTRPGSFQSLSDALSDTPAKSYAPELGRPKGEYRDYSNDWSLSDTVRRLRRGKVCSLERFRSLQDKLQLLEEAVSMHDGNVITAVLIFLKRTLSKEILFRELEVRQVALRHLIHFLKEIGDQKLLLDLFRFLDRTEELALSQYREHLNIQDPEKRKDFLKTCIGLPFSAEDSAHVQDHYTLLERQIIIEANDRHLESSGQTDIFRKHPRKASILSMPLVTTLFYACIYHYTESEGTFSSPINLKKTFKIPDKQYVLTALAARAKLRAWNDVDALFTTKNWLGYTKKRAPIGFHRVVEILHKNSAPVQILQEYVNLVEDVDTKLNLATKFKCHDVVIDTCRDLKDRQQLLAYRSKVDKGSAEEEKIDVILSSSQIRWKN, encoded by the exons aTGAACCGGACAAAAGGTGATGAGGAGGAATATTGGaacagctccaagttcaaggctTTCACTtttgatgatgaagatgatgagcTCTCACAG CTAAAGGAATCCAAACGGGCAGTGAACAGCCTTCGAGACTTCGTGGATGACGATGATGACGATGACCTGGAGCGAGTCAGCTGGACTGGAGAACCTGTGGGAA GTATCTCATGGTCCATCAAAGAGACTGCTGGGAGTAGCGGGTCAACCCCTGAGGGACGTGAACAGCTAAAGGGCCGAAACAGCTTCTACACACAACTACCCAAACCTCCTTCTACTTACTCCCTGAGCAGCTTCTTTAGAG GTAGAACTAGACCTGGCAGTTTCCAGTCCCTTTCTGATG CTCTTTCAGACACACCTGCCAAAAGTTATGCTCCAGAGCTGGGGAGGCCTAAGGGAGAATACAGG GATTACAGCAATGACTGGAGCCTCAGTGATACAGTGCGACGCCTCCGCCGGGGCAAG GTCTGTTCACTAGAGCGCTTCCGCTCCCTCCAGGATAAGCTGCAGCTCCTGGAGGAGGCAGTAAGCATGCATGATGGAAACGTCATCACTGCA GTTCTGATCTTCCTGAAGAGGACCCTGAGCAAAG AGATCCTTTTCCGAGAGCTGGAGGTTCGCCAGGTTGCACTGAGACATCTCATTcatttccttaaagaaatagGGGACCAAAAGCTGCTTTTAGATCTCTTCAG GTTCCtagatagaacagaagagctggCG ctatcCCAGTATCGAGAGCACTTGAACATTCAAGACCCTGAAAAACGAAAAGACTTCCTTAAGACTTGCATTGG TTTGCCATTTTCAGCAGAAGACTCTGCACATGTCCAAGACCATTACACACTGCTGGAGCGCCAGATCATCATTGAG GCAAACGACCGACACCTGGAGTCTTCAGGGCAGACTGATATCTTCCGGAAACACCCCCGTAAAGCCTCCATTCTCAGCATGCCACTAGTGACGACGCTCTTCTATGCCTGCATCTACCACTACACAGAGTCCGAG GGGACCTTCAGCAGTCCCATCAATCTGAAGAAAACATTCAAG ATTCCAGACAAACAGTATGTGCTGACAGCCTTGGCTGCACGTGCCAAGCTTAGAGCCTGGAATGATGTTGATGCCCTGTTCACCACGAAG AACTGGTTGGGTTACACCAAGAAGAGAGCACCCATTGGCTTCCATCGAGTTGTGGAAATTTTGCACAAGAACAGTGCCCCTGTCCAG ATATTGCAGGAATATGTCAATCTGGTGGAAGATGTGGACACAAAGTTGAACTTAGCTACTAAGTTCAAGTGCCATGATGTTGTCATTGAT ACGTGCCGAGACCTGAAGGATCGTCAGCAGTTGCTTGCATACAGGAGcaaagtggataaaggatctGCTGAGGAAGAGAAAATCGATGTCATTCTCAGCAGCTCG CAAATCCGATGGAAGAATTAA